In Elephas maximus indicus isolate mEleMax1 chromosome 15, mEleMax1 primary haplotype, whole genome shotgun sequence, the following are encoded in one genomic region:
- the ZBTB10 gene encoding zinc finger and BTB domain-containing protein 10 isoform X2, which yields MTRLERSSHRTVISKVPGELVAREGKCASRARESEVPSEEGYCDFNSRPNENSYCYQLLRQLNEQRKKGILCDVSIVVSGKIFKAHKNILVAGSRFFKTLYCFSNKESPNQNNTTHLDIAAVQGFSVILDFLYSGNLVLTSQNAIEVMTVASYLQMSEVVQTCRNFIKDALNISIKSEAPESVVVDYNNRKPVNRDGLSSSRDQKIASFWATRNLTNLASNVKIENDGCNVDEGQIDNYQMNDSSWVQDGSPELAESESQGQTKVFIWNDMGSQGIQETGKTRRKNQTTKRFIYNVPPNNETNLEDCSVMQPPVAYPEEDLSFIKEEPDLDGALLSGPDCDRNVNASLLVEASTSQDGNDAGTSHDFKYGLMPGPSSDFKYGLIPGTSNDFKYGLIPGASNDFKYGLLPESWPKQETWENGESSLTMNKLKCPHCSYVAKYRRTLKRHLLIHTGVRSFSCDICGKLFTRREHVKRHSLVHKKDKKYKCMVCKKIFMLAASVGIRHGSRRYGVCVDCADKSQPGGQEGVDQGQDTDFPRDEEYEENEGGEADEELVDDGEDQNDPSRWDESGDVCMSLDD from the exons GAGTCAGAAGTACCATCAGAGGAGGGGTACTGTGACTTTAATAGTAGGCCAAATGAGAACTCTTATTGCTATCAACTTCTTCGACAGCTAaatgaacagagaaaaaaaggTATTCTTTGTGATGTCAGCATTGTGGTGAGTGGAAAAATCTTTAAAGCTCATAAGAACATCCTGGTTGCAGGCAGCCGTTTCTTTAAGACTTTATATTGCTTTTCAAACAAAGAAAGCCCCAACCAAAACAATACTACCCATTTAGATATTGCTGCAGTTCAAGGTTTTTCAGTCATCTTGGACTTCTTGTATTCTGGTAACCTGGTGCTCACAAGCCAAAATGCCATTGAAGTGATGACAGTGGCCAGCTATCTTCAAATGAGTGAAGTTGTTCAAACTTGCCGAAATTTCATTAAAGATGCCTTAAATATAAGCATTAAGTCGGAAGCTCCGGAGTCTGTAGTTGTGGACTACAATAATAGAAAACCAGTTAACAGAGATGGTCTGTCTTCGTCACGGGATCAAAAAATTGCCAGTTTTTGGGCAACACGGAATCTTACCAACTTGGCAAGCAATGTAAAAATTGAAAATGACGGTTGTAATGTCGACGAGGGCCAAATAGATAACTACCAGATGAACGACAGTAGTTGGGTCCAGGATGGCTCTCCTGAATTGGCTGAAAGTGAATCTCAAGGTCAAACAAAAGTGTTTATTTGGAATGATATGGGCTCCCAGGGAATTCAAGAGACTGGCAAAACAAGGAGGAAAAACCAGACTACAAAGAGGTTTATTTATAATGTACCACCTAATAACGAAACAAATTTAGAAGATTGCTCAGTGATGCAGCCACCTGTTGCCTATCCGGAAGAGGATTTGTCATTCATCAAGGAAGAACCAG ATTTGGATGGTGCTCTACTCTCAGGGCCAGATTGTGATAGGAATGTGAATGCAAGTTTATTGGTTGAAGCCAGCACCAGTCAAGATGGAAATGATGCTG GTACTTCGCATGATTTCAAATATGGGTTGATGCCTGGCCCTTCAAGCGATTTCAAGTATGGATTGATACCGGGTACTTCAAATGATTTTAAATATGGATTGATACCGGGTGCTTCAAACGACTTCAAATATGGATTATTGCCCGAATCTTGGCCAAAACAAGAAACCTGGGAAAATG GTGAATCATCTCTAACCATGAACAAATTAAAATGCCCTCATTGTAGCTATGTAGCCAAATACAGACGAACACTAAAAAGGCACTTGCTCATTCATACAGGAGTGAGGTCATTTAGCTGTGATATTTGTGGAAAGCTGTTTACTCGAAGAGAACATGTAAAAAGACATTCCCTG GTGcataaaaaggataaaaaatacaAATGTATGGTGTGTAAGAAGATCTTCATGTTAGCAGCCAGTGTTGGAATAAGACATGGATCTCGGCGCTATGGTGTTTGTGTAGACTGTGCAGATAAATCACAACCAGGAGGGCAAGAGGGTGTCGATCAGGGACAGGACACAGATTTCCCTCGGGATGAGGAATATGAAGAGAATGAAGgaggagaagctgatgaagagctGGTTGATGATGGAGAAGATCAGAATGACCCGTCTCGATGGGATGAATCTGGAGATGTTTGTATGTCTCTAGATGATTAA